TCGACCTCGAAGTGCCCGGCGTGAAGGGCCGCAAGGCCACCTCCCGCCGGCTCGCCTTCGACGCGATCGACAAGGCCCGCGTCCAGGTCGAGTTCAACCGCAAGGACAAGAAGGACATGACGGAAGAGGAGGAGGCGTAGCCGTGGACATCGACATGAGCGCCCTGCGGGGCTTGGTGCGGGAGAAGGAGATCTCCTTCGACCTGCTCGTCGAGGCGATCGAGGCGGCCCTCCTCATCGCCTACCACCGCACCGAGGGAAGCCGCCGGCACGCGCGCGTGGAGCTCAACCGGGAGACCGGCCATGTGACCGTGTGGGCGAAGGAGGACCCCGAGGACCTGGAGGAGGGGCAGGAGGCACGCGCGTTCGACGACACCCCGTCGGACTTCGGGCGCATCGCCGCCACCACCGCCAAACAGGTGATCCTGCAGCGTCTGCGGGACGCCGAGGACGACGCGACGCTCGGCGAGTACGCCGGGCGTGAGGGCGACATCGTCACCGGAGTGGTCCAGCAGGGCCGCGACCCGAAGAACGTGCTCGTCGACATCGGCAAGCTGGAGGCCATCCTGCCCGTGCAGGAGCAGGTCCCCGGCGAGACCTACCAGCACGGCATGCGGCTCCGGTCGTATGTCGTCCGGGTGGCGAAGGGTGTCCGCGGCCCGTCCGTGACGCTCTCGCGCACCCACCCCAATCTGGTGAAGAAGCTCTTCGCGCTCGAAGTGCCGGAGATCGCCGACGGCTCCGTCGAGATCGCCGCCATCGCGCGCGAGGCCGGCCACCGCACCAAGATCGCCGTCCGCTCCACCCGCAGCGGTCTGAACGCCAAGGGCGCCTGCATCGGCCCCATGGGCGGCCGGGTCCGCAATGTCATGGGCGAGCTGAACGGCGAGAAGATCGACATCGTCGACTGGTCGGACGACCCGGCCGAGATGGTGGCGAACGCGCTCTCCCCGGCCCGGGTCTCCAAGGTCGAGGTGGTGGACCTCGCGGCCCGCTCCGCGCGCGTGACGGTGCCCGACTACCAGCTGTCGCTGGCGATCGGCAAGGAGGGGCAGAACGCCCGCCTCGCCGCCCGCCTCACCGGCTGGCGGATCGACATCCGACCGGACACCGAACAGCCGTCGGAGCAGGCGTCCCAGTAGGTGTCGCAGCAGGCGTCACGGCGGGCAGGGAATAGATCCAGGCCGCGGGTCGCTTAGATCACGTCAGTTATATGCGCGGCAACTGTTCGATTCTTGCCCCAAAGGGGTGAGGTCGCTGCGGGGAGGTAGACTTAGCGGTGTCTGGCCGGACGCGTGCCCGCGCATGCCCTGAACGCACCTGTGTGGGGTGCAGGCAGCGAGCGGCCAAGACCGAACTGCTGCGCGTCGTGGCGGTCGAGGACGAATGCGTCCCCGATCCTCGCGGTACGCTGCCCGGCCGGGGTGCGTACATACACCCCGTTCAGGTCTGTCTCGACCTGGGTGTACGCCGCCGGGCGTTCACGCGGGCGCTGCGCGCCCCGGGAGCGCTCGACACAAAGGCGTTGCGCCGATACGTGGAGCAGACAACAGTTGCCGAACAGGCAACACCGTAAGACGTGTCGTACGGAGCCTCCGTGCGGCCCTGGTACCCCGCGAGTTGGAAGTAGGTCGAGATTGCGATGAGCACTCGATGAGCACGCGATGAGTACGCCCATGAAGTAGCGACGGTCCGGACGCACCCGGACCTAAAAAGGAGCGAAGTGGCTAAGGTCCGGGTATACGAACTCGCCAAGGAGTTCGGGGTTGAGAGCAAGGTCGTCATGGCCAAGCTCCAAGAGCTCGGTGAATTCGTCCGTTCGGCGTCCTCGACGATCGAGGCGCCCGTTGTCCGTAAACTGACAGACGCCCTCCAGCAGGGCAGCGGTGGCGGCAAGCCCGCCCCCCGCAAGGCCTCCCCGGCACGTCCGGCGGCCCCCTCTCCCGCGCAGGCCGCACGTCCGGCCGCCCCGCGCCCGGGTCCGGCAGCACCGAAGCCGCCCGCCGCGGAGAAGCCCGCGTCCTCGGCTCCCGCCCCGGGCCCGCGCCCGCTGCCGGGTCCCAAGCCGCCGACGCCGAAGCCCGCTCCGGCCTCCCCGGCCCCGAGCGTGCCCGAGTTCCAGGCGCCCCCGTCGGCTCCGGCCGCCCCCTCGTCGTCGTCTCCGCGTCCGGGCGCCCGTCCCGGCCCGGGTGCGCCGCGTCCGGGTGGCCAGCAGCGTCCCGGTGGTCCCGGTCAGGACCGTCAGGATCGCGGCCAGGAGCGTGGCGGCCAGGCCGCGCGCCCCGGTGGCCAGCGTCCCGGCGGTGCCGGCGCGCCCAAGCCGGGCGGTGCCCGTCCGGCCGGTCCGCGTCCCGGTAACAACCCCTTCACCTCCGGTGGCTCCACCGGCATGGGTCGCCCGCAGGGCCCCCGTCCCGGCGGCGCCCCGCGTCCCGGCGGCCAGGGTGGTCCCGGTGGCGCCCAGGGCGGTCCGCGTCCCGCGGCTCCCGGCCAGGCGCCCCGTCCGCAGGGTGCCGGCGGCGGTCCCCGTCCGCAGGCTCCGGGCGGCGCCCGTCCGACCCCGGGCGGCATGCCCCGTCCGCAGGGCGGCGGCCCCCGTCCCGGCGGTGGCCCCGGTGGCCCCCGTCCGAACCCCGGCATGATGCCGCAGCGTCCGGCTGCCGGCCCGCGTCCCGGCGGCGGTGGCCCCGGTGGCCGCGGTCCCGGTGGCGGCGGTCGCCCCGGTGGCGGTGGCGGCGGTCGTCCCGGTGGCGGCGGCGGCTTCGCCGGTCGTCCCGGTGGCGGTGGCGGTGGCGGCTTCGCCGGTCGTCCCGGCGCTCCCGGTGGCGGTGGCGGTTTCGCCGGTCGTCCCGGTGGTCCGGGTGCCGGCGGCGGTGGCCGTCCCGGCTTCGGCGGTCGTCCCGGTGGCCCGGGTGCCCGTGGTGGCACGCAGGGCGCCTTCGGCCGTCCCGGCGGTCCCGCGCGTCGCGGTCGCAAGTCGAAGCGGCAGAGGCGCCAGGAGTACGAGGCCATGCAGGCCCCGTCGGTCGGCGGCGTGATGCTGCCTCGCGGCAACGGACAGTCCGTCCGCCTGTCGCGCGGTGCGTCCCTCACCGACTTCGCGGAGAAGATCAACGCCAACCCGGCGTCGCTCGTCGCCGTGATGATGAACCTCGGCGAGATGGTCACTGCCACGCAGTCCGTCTCCGACGAGACCCTCCAGCTGCTCGCCGGCGAGATGAACTACGTCGTCGAGATCGTCAGCCCGGAGGAGGAGGACCGCGAGCTGCTCGAGTCCTTCGACATCGAGTTCGGCGAGGACGAGGGTGGCGAGGAGTTCCTCGTCGCGCGTCCGCCGGTCGTGACCGTCATGGGTCACGTCGACCACGGTAAGACCCGCCTGCTCGACACCATCCGCAAGACGAACGTCGTCGCGGGCGAGGCCGGTGGCATCACCCAGCACATCGGTGCCTACCAGGTCACGACCTCGGTCAACGACGAAGAGCGCAAGATCACCTTCATCGACACCCCGGGTCACGAGGCGTTCACCGCCATGCGTGCCCGTGGTGCGAAGTCGACCGACATCGCGATCCTGGTCGTCGCGGCCAACGACGGCGTCATGCCGCAGACGGTCGAGGCGCTCAACCACGCCAAGGCGGCCGACGTCCCGATCGTCGTCGCGGTCAACAAGATCGACGTCGAGGGTGCCGACCCGACCAAGGTGCGCGGTCAGCTGACCGAGTACGGCCTGGTGGCCGAGGAGTACGGCGGCGACACCATGTTCGTCGACATCTCCGCCAAGCAGGGCCTCAACATCGAGAGCCTGCTGGAGGCCGTGGTCCTCACCGCGGACGCCTCGCTCGACCTGCGGGCCAACCCGGAGCAGGACGCGCAGGGCATCGCGATCGAGTCCCACCTCGACCGCGGCCGCGGTGCCGTCTCGACGGTCCTGGTCCAGCGCGGAACGCTGCGCATCGGCGACACGATGGTCGTCGGCGACGCGTACGGCCGCGTCCGGGCGATGCTCGACGACAACGGCAACAACGTCGAGGAAGCGGGTCCCTCGACCCCCGTCCTGGTCCTGGGTCTCACCAACGTCCCGGGCGCCGGCGACAACTTCCTCGTCGTCGACGAGGACCGTACGGCCCGTCAGATCGCCGAGAAGCGGGCGGCGCGCGAGCGCAACGCCAACTTCGCCCGGCGTGGCGTCCGGTTCTCCCTGGAGAACCTGGACGAGGCGCTCAAGGCCGGTCTGGTGCAGGAACTCAACCTCATCATCAAGGGCGACGCGTCCGGTTCGGTGGAGGCCCTCGAGTCCTCGCTGCTCCAGCTCGACGTCGGCGAAGAGGTCGACATCCGCGTCCTGCACCGCGGCGTCGGTGCGGTCACGGAGTCCGACATCGACCTGGCGATGGGCTCCGACGCCATCGTGATCGGCTTCAACGTCCGCGCGGCCGGCCGTGCCGCGCAGATGGCCGAGCGCGAGGGCGTGGACGTCCGGTACTACTCGGTGATCTACCAGGCCATCGAGGAGATCGAGGCGGCCCTCAAGGGCATGCTCAAGCCGGAGTACGAGGAGGTCGAGCTCGGCACGGCGGAGATCCGCGAGGTCTTCAAGTCGTCCAAGCTGGGCAACATCGCCGGTGTCCTGGTCCGCTCGGGCGAGGTCAAGCGCAACACCAAGGCGCGCCTCGTCCGCGACGGCAAGGTCATCGCGGAGAGCCTCACCATCTCCGGTCTGCGTCGCTTCAAGGACGACGTCACCGAGATCCGCGAAGGCTTCGAGGGTGGTATCAACCTCGGAAACTTCAACGACATCAAGGTCGACGACGTCATCGCGACGTACGAGATGCGCGAGAAGCCGCGGTCGTAAGACGGTGGTCCATGCCGGCCGGGGGTGCCATTCGGTACCCCCGGCCGGTGTGGCCGTTCCGGGGGCCTCGCCCCCGGACCCCCTTCACGCGGTTCCCCGCGCCCCTAAAAGCGATCGAGCCCCTGCCGGGTTCGATGTACGGTTCTGATGTTGCCGCCCGGCCTACGGGTGGGCCATCGATCCCGTACCGGCGGGTGAACCGGATACACACATGTACGTGGGGACTCTGTCCTTCGACCTCCTGCTCGGCGACGTACGGTCGCTGAAGGAGAAGCGCTCCGTCGTCCGCCCGATCGTGGCCGAGCTGCACCGCAGGTTCGCGGTGAGCGTGGCGGAGGTCGACCATATGGATCTGCACCGCCGGGCCGTGATCGGACTGGCGGTGGTGTCCGGTGACACGGGGCATCTGACCGATGTACTGGACCGGTGCGAGCGGCTGGTCGCCGGGCGCCCCGAGGTGGAACTGCTGTCGGTCAGACGCCGTCTCCACGGCGACGACGACTGACCCGGTAGTGATCAGCAAACGCAGAAAGAGCTAGGAGACGGACCAGTGGCCGACAACGCGCGTGCCAAGAGGCTGGCGGACCTCATCCGAGAGGTGGTGGCCCAGAAGCTGCTGCGCGGGATCAAGGACCCGCGGCTCGGCTCCCACGTCACCATCACGGACACCCGGGTCACCGGGGACCTGCGGGAGGCGACCGTCTTCTACACGGTGTACGGGGACGACGAGGAGCGGGCGGCCGCCGCCGCGGGACTGGAGAGCGCCAAGGGCATCCTCCGTTCCGAGGTCGGCCGTGCCGCGCAGGTGAAGTTCACACCGACCCTCACCTTCGTGGCGGACGCCCTCCCGGACACCGCCAAGACCATCGACGACCTCCTCGACAAGGCACGGGCCTCCGACGCCCAGGTCCGCGAGAGCGCGTCGGGCGCCAAGTACGCCGGCGGGGCCGACCCGTACCGCAGGCCGGGCGACGACGCCGATGACGCCGACGAGGACGCCGCCGCCGAATGACCCAGCAGCGCCAGAAGAACACCACGCCCGACGGCCTTGTCATCGTCGACAAGCCGTCGGGCTTCACTTCGCACGATGTCGTCGCCAAGATGCGCGGCATCGCCCGGACCCGACGGGTCGGGCACGCGGGGACGCTCGACCCCATGGCCACCGGAGTGCTCGTCCTGGGGGTGGAGAAGGCGACCAAGCTGCTCGGCCATCTCGCGCTCACCGAGAAGGAGTACCTGGGCACGGTCCGGCTCGGGCAGACGACGGTCACCGACGACGCCGAGGGCGAGATCACGGCGTCGGTCGACGCGTCGAAGGTCACCCGGGACGCCGTCGACGCCGGTGTGGCCGAGCTGACCGGCCGGATCATGCAGGTCCCGTCCAAGGTCAGCGCCATCAAGATCGACGGCGTGCGCTCCTACAAACGGGCCCGGGACGGCGAGGACTTCGAGATCCCCGCCCGCCCCGTCACGGTCTCCTCCTTCGCCGTGTACGACGTCCGCGAGGCCGTCGCCGAGGACGGCACCCCCGTCCTCGACCTGGTGGTCTCCGTGGTGTGCTCGTCCGGGACGTACATCCGCGCCCTCGCCCGCGACCTGGGTGCGGGCCTCGGCGTCGGCGGCCACCTCACGGCGCTGCGCCGCACGCGCGTCGGGCCGTACAAGCTGGACTCCGCCCGCACCCTCGACCAGCTCCAGGAGGAGCTGACGGTGATGCCGGTCGCCGACGCCGCCACGGCCGCGTTCCCCCGCTGGGACGTGGACGACAAGCGCGCCCGGCTGCTGCTGAACGGGGTCCGTCTGGAGATGCCCGAGGAGTACGCGGACCGCGGCGCCGTCGCCGTCTTCGACCCCACCGGCCGTTTCCTGGCCCTGGTGGAGAGCCAGAAGGGCAAGGCGAAGAGCCTCGCGGTCTTCGGCTGAGGAGCCGTATCCGGCTGAAGAGCCGGCGGTCCTCGGCCGGGGCGTGAGGCGTCCGGCCGTCCGGCCGTCCGGCCGTCCGGTGGAGCGTGGAGCGGCGGTCACGGGGTTGCTGTTCCCGCCGCTCCACGGTCCCCCCTCGGTTCCCCCACCCAGAGGTGTATCCATCTCCCCGGGGCTATTCACCCCTTCGTGCAGGCGCTCGGAGTGAACCGAGGGAGCGGAAGGGGGCGCGTTCGCCGCGCGATCTGTTCCGCTGATCTTCACGTGCCTACCGTCGGAACACAGGTACGACGGGGAGGTCAGGACATGGCGGTACGGGGCCGTCGGGCAACCGACGACGGCCGTCGGGCGGCGCGGGACGAAGTCCTGGTGCGGGTCGGCGATCTGGCGGGACGACCGCGCGGCACGGGCTTCGTCGCCGACCACCACGGCACGGTCGTCACCAGCCACGAGGCGGTGGACGGGCTGGCCCGGATCGTGGTGCGCGCCACCGGCGACCGTGTCTGCGTGGTGACCTCCGACGCGGTGACCCCGCTGCCCGCCCTCGATCTCGCGCTCATCCGCACCGAGGGGCTGTGCGTGGACCCGCTGCCCTTCGCGCTGCGGGACGAGGTCGGGACGGGCGCGTACGTCCGCATCGCGGCCGGCAGCTGGCGCGAGGCACGGGTGCTGGGCACGGCGGACGTCACCTACACCGCGACCGACGGCTTCCATCTGCTGCGCGGCGCAATGGAGTTGGCCATCGGCACGGCCGGGAGCGAGGCGTTGAGGCTGGGCGGCGGCGCGGCCGGCGGCCCCGTGCTCGACGTGACCACCGGGGCCGTCGTGGGGGTGCTCGGCACCGCCCTGGAGGCACAGCACCGGGCCACCGGTTTCGCCGTACCCCTGCGTGGCTGGCGGTCCGAGCGGCCCCTGGCCGAACTGCTCGCGCGCAACGCGGCGACCGTGGGGGCGTACGGGACCGATCTGAACCTCGCGGGGGTACTGGAGCTCACGGCCACCACCGTCGGGTCGGACGGGCCCGGGGCGGCGGCCGGAGCCGTCGCCGCGACCGGGGGGCCCGCCCCGGTCGAACGGACCGATGTCGTAAGCGAGTTCACCGCTTTCACCGAGGGCCCGGCGACGGTCCTCGGACTCGTCGGCCCGCCCGGCAGCGGCCGTACGACGGAACTGGCCGCCCTTGCCGCCCGGCGCGGCCGCGACCCCGAACCGGCGCCGACCCTCTGGCTCCGCGGCGCCGACCTCCTCGCCGACGACGACTCCGTCGCGGACGCGGCCCGCCGCGCGCTGGAAAGGGCCGGGCGGATCGTGGCGGCGTCGTGGGCGGCGGGTGTTCCGGGGACGGGGGGCGCGCCGGCGGGGTCGATGGGGTCGATGGGGGAGCGGGGCGGCCGGGGTGGGGCTGTGGGCGAGTCCGGTGCGGCGGGGGCTTCGGACGCGCTCGCCGGGTCGGGCGGATGGGCCGCCTCGGATTTCTCGGCCGCCTCCGCCGCGACGGCCGGCTGGGGTGCGTCGGGTGGTGCCGACGATCTCGGAGAGGGGCGGGCCGGTGCGGTGGGGCGGCCGTGGCTGCCTGGTCGGTACGAGGGCGAGTTGGGGGACATCCGGCCGGAGCGGCTGGCGCGGCTCGCGGGTGCGGCGGGGCGGCCCCTGCTGCTGCTTCTCGACGGCCCCGAGGAGATGCCGCCGACGCTCGCGCACCGGCTGGCCGAGTGGACCGCCGGTACGGCCGCGTGGCTGCGGGAGAACGGGGCGCGGCTCGTGGTGGCCTGCCGTGCCGAGTACTGGGAGCGGGCCGGGGCGCAGTTCCCGGCGGAGCTGCTGTACGGGGAGGCCTCCGGCGCAGAGGGGCAGCCGCTGCCCGCCTGCGTACGGCTCGGTGACCTGACGCGGAGCGAGGCCCGCCGCGCCCGGCTCCGGTACGGGCTCCCCGAGGACGCGCTGGCCGCCGCCGACGCCCGCCACCCGCTCACCCTGCGTCTGCTGTCCGAGATCCGTGCGGCACTGCCGGAGCCCGCGGGCGGGCGGCCAGGCGACCGGCACCACGAGGACGACGGCTTCACCGGCCGGTGCAACGGGGGCGGGGGGCCCTCCGGCGCGGCGGCCTCCGCCTCGGGTGCCGATGGGTTCCCGTACGGCCGGGCGGCGTCATCCGCCGGTACGCCGTCGCCTTCCTTCGACCCGACGGCGTCAGCTTCCGCCTCCACCGCACCGCCCTCCCCGCCCCCCACCCCCTCGGGGCGGCCGGACCGGGACGACGTGTTGGCGGGCTATCTGGATCTGATGTGTCTGCGGGTCGCCGTGCGGCTGGCCGCGGGGAACGGGGTGCGGGGAGCGGCCGTACGGCGGCTGGCGGCACAGGTGTCCGGGCAGGTGCACGAGGCGGCCCGGCGGTGTCTGGGACCGGGACAGGGGGAGCTGGACCGGGCGGCGTTCGAGGCGGTGTTCCCCTGGGGGCCCGTGTCGGGGCGGCGGCTCGGCGGCACCACCGGCTGGGCCTCGGCCGTGCTCACCGAGGGCCTGCTCGTCCCGGCCGGCGACGGCTACCGCTTCGCCCACGAGGAGCTCGCCGACTGGATCCAGGGCGCACACCTGGACCTCGACGCGGCCCTCCACGCCCTGGTCCACCGGGGCTGGGTCGCCCAGGCCGAGACACGGCGCGGCTGGGGCACCATGCCCTCGGAGGCCCGGGTGCGGCGACAGGCCCGCCGGGCCACCCGCAACCTCCCCGTGCCCCGCCACCGCATCGGCCCCGTCGTCCACGCCCTGCTGCTCCTCGGCCGACAGCAGGGCCCCACCGAACTGGCCGGACGGCTGGAGGAGTTGCTCGACGCCCTGGACGCCCTGCTGCCGCCCGGCGCCCCGGCCCCCGACGATCCGACCTGGTGGGCCACCCGCCTCCTGGGGGAGGTCCTGCTCCGGGTGCCCGACGCGACGCCGTACTCCAGGGTGCTGCGCTTCCTCACCGAGCGGATCGGCGCCTGGCGGGCCCAGGGCCGGGGCGTGCCCGGGGAGTTCGGGCCGGACTTCTGGGCGTCCCTGCGGCTGCCCGAGGCGGAACGGTTCGACCTGCTACGACGCCTCGTCGTGGCCGACCCGCCCACCGGCGGGGGACCCCGCTATCTGGACGTGGTCTCCCGGCTCCTCGCCGCCGACCCCGTCGCCGTGCAGCCGCTGCTGACCCGTTGGTTCCTCGACGACACCCCGCTGGTCGCGACACCGGACGCCACCGTGGCGACGGCCGCGCAGGCGCTGCTGCACACCCGTCGCCGGTGCGCCCTGGACGACCTGACCGAGGCGCTGGTCGACAGCGCGCACCGGCGCGGGGACGAACTGCTCGCCGTACTCTCCGAGGAGGAGCCCTCGGCGGTGTGCCGGGCCGTCGACCGGTGGGTGCGGGACGAGCGCCCGGCGCGCCGGGTCGCGGGGCTCGCGTACGCCCTGCGGACCGCTCCTCAGGTCGGCACGGAGGCCGACCGCGAGCTGCTCCGCTACGCGGCGTTCGCCCTGTTGGCCCGCCCCGCCGACGTCACGCTGCACAGCGGCGCCCTCGCCCTGCTCGTACGGGACCCGCGGACCAGGTCGCGGTATCTGCCGCAGGCGCTGGAACGCTTCGCAGCCGGTGATCCGCAACTGCCCGCGAGCGCCCTGGTCACCGCTCTCGCCACCGACCCGGACCCGGTCCTGGACGCCTTCCGCGCCCGGCTGCGGACCCCGGGCGCCGAGGGCTCCGACGGGGAGGCCCTGCGGACGCTCGCCGAGGTCACCACCCCCGGCCTCGCGCGCCGCGTCACCGCGCTCGTACGGGAGGCCGTCGAGCTGCGCCCCGAGCTGGCGGGGCACGTCGCCGCGTACGTCGACCGCCGACTGGAACACGGGCCGGGTACCTGCGCCGTACTGTTCCCGCTGGTCAGTGGCCTCATCGTCGACGGACCCGTGCAGGTCCGCGCGACCCTCGCGGCGGTCTTCGCCGAGCGCGGCACACCGGCCTCCGGCCCCCTCCGGCGTGAGCTGCTCGACCTGCTGATGGCGACCGAACGGGACCCGTCCGTCCTCGACGCGCTCCTGCGCGCGGTCGCCACACGCGGAGCGGCGGCCGGCGGCGCGGCGACCGCCGACCGGGGGACCAGGGGCGACAGGCACGAAGGGGTGGATATGGCCGATCCGGGCGACGACCCGGTCACCCGGTCGCTGGTCCATCGGGTCGGGACGCTTCTCGTCCGTACACCCGAAGGGGCGACCCGTTTCGACTGGGCGCTCGTCGACCTGGCCCGTCATGTGCCCGGATTCGCGGTGCTGGTGGCAGGCTGGCTCAACGGTACGCCCCAGGAGTGGGCCACGGTGGTCGGCCCGAGCACACGCCGGATGATCGAGAACCTGGCAGGGGTCCCGGGAGTGCGGGTGCCCGCGTGAAGCGAGTCCGCAGCCGTGCCGCAGCCGTGCCGCGCATCACAGGGCGGATGCCGATGCGGGCCAGGGGCACCGGGCATGGCACCCTTAGACCTGCGCAAGGGTCAGGCGTCAATACGGACACGGGTTCGATGAGGAGCGGTCACAGTGCAGCGCTGGCGTGGCTTGGAGGACATCCCCGAGGACTGGGGGCGCAGCGTCGTCACCATCGGTTCCTACGACGGGGTGCACCGCGGGCACCAGCTGATCCTCCGGCACGCCGTGGAACGCGCGCGTGAGCTGGGGGTTCCCTCCGTCGCCGTCACCTTCGACCCGCACCCCAGCGAGGTCGTGCGCCCCGGCACCCATCCGCCGCTGCTCGCCCCGCACCACCGCCGCGCCGAGCTGATGGCAGAGCTGGGCGTGGACGCGGTCCTCGTCCTGCCCTTCACCAGCGAGTTCTCCCGGCTCTCCCCGGCCGACTTCGTCGTCAAGGTCCTGGTCGACAAACTGCGCGCCAAGGCCGTCGTCGAGGGCCCCAACTTCCGCTTCGGCCACAAGGCCGCCGGGGACGTGGCGTTCCTGGCCGAGCAGGGCAAGACGTACGACTTCGACGTCGAGGTCGTCGATCTGTTCGTCACCGGCGAGGCGGGCGGCGGACAGCCGTTCTCCTCGACCCTGACCCGACGGCTGGTCGGCGAGGGCGATGTCGAGGGCGCGCGCGAGATCCTCGGCCGCCCCCACCGTGTCGAGGGCGTCGTGGTACGCGGCGCCCAGCGCGGTCGCGAACTGGGCTTCCCGACGGCCAACGTCGAGACCCTCCCGCACACCGCGATCCCCGCCGACGGCGTCTACGCCGGCTGGCTGCACGTCGACGGCGAGGCCATGCCCGCCGCGATCTCCGTCGGCACCAACCCGCAGTTCGACGGCACCGAGCGCACGGTCGAGGCATACGCCATCGACCGCGTCGGCCTCGACCTCTACGGCCTCCACGTCGCCGTCGACTTCCTCGCCTTCGTGCGCGGCCAGGCGAAGTTCGACTCGCTGGAGGCGCTGCTGGTGGCGATGGGCGAGGACGTGAAGAGGTGCCGGGAGCTGATCGGGGCGTACGCGGGGGAGTAGACCCCGAGGGCCGATGACGCGCCTGGCGCACCGGTATGGCTGATGGGCTGAGGGCCCGTACCGTTCGTGGATCGTGAACGGTACGGGCCCTCAGCCGTGTTCCTGTCGTGCGGTTACTGCTGCTGTGGCGGGGCCGGCGGGTAGGGCTGCTGCTGGCCCTGTTGCGGCGGGTACGGCTGGCCCGGGGCGGGCTGGCCGGGCTGGCCGTAGGGCCCGGGGGTCGGCTGACCCGGGTAGGGCTGGGGCTGGCCGGGGTACGGCTGCCGGCCCTGCTGCGGCGGATACGGCTGGCCCTGTGGCTGGTGTTGCTGTGGCTGGTGCTGCTGCGGGTACGGCTGCTGACCGGGTGTCTGCTGGCCCGGCATCGGCGGGGCGACCACCGGAGGCGGGTTGCCGTCCGAGGTCCACAGACCGTGCGACTGCTGATGGCGGGCGATGTCCTCGGCGACCATCGCGGCGAGCGTGAAGTACGACTCCCGCACCTTCGGCCGCATCATGTCGAGGTCCAACTCCGCGCCGGCGGAGAGGTGTTCGTCGAAGGGCACGACGACGACCCCGCGGCAGCGCGTCTCGAAGTGGGAGACGATGTCCTCCACCTTGATCATCTTGCCGGTCTCACGCACCCCCGAGATGACCGTGATGGAACGGGCCACCAGGTCCTGGTACCCGTGCGCGGAGAGCCAGTCCAATGTCGTACTGGCGCTGCTCGCGCCGTCCACCGACGGCGTCGAGATGATGATCAGCTGGTCGGCGAGGTCGAGAACCCCGCGCATGGCGCTGTAGAGCAGTCCGGTGCCCGAGTCGGTGAGGATGATCGGGTACTGCTTGCCGAGGATGTCGATCGCGCGCCGGTAGTCCTCGTCGTTGAACGTCGTGGAGACGGCCGGGTCGACGTCGTTGGCGATGATCTCCAGCCCGGAGGCCGCCTGTGAGGTGAACCGCCGGATGTCCATGTACGAGTTGAGGTACGGGATCGCCTGGACCAGGTCGCGGATGGTCGCCCCGGTCTCCCGCCGCACACGACGGCCGAGCGTTCCGGCGTCCGGGTTGGCGTCGATCGCGAGGATCTTGTCCTGACGCTCGGTGGCGAGCGTCGAGCCGAGCGCCGTGGTGGTCGTGGTCTTGCCCACGCCGCCCTTGAGGCTGATGACCGCGATGCGGTAGCAGGACAGCACCGGCGTCCTGATCAGCTCCAACTTCCGCTGCCGCTCGGCCTCTTCCTTCTTCCCGCCGAGCTTGAACCGCCCACCGCCGGACGCCGGACGGCTGCTCTTCGTCTTCTGCTTCTTGCTGTTGAGCAGCCGGTCGGAGGACAGCTCGACCGCCGCGGTGTAACCGAGCGGCGCCACACCGGGGTTGGTGGGCTGCCGCTGATCGTGCCGCACGGCCTGCGGCCAGGCCGCGCCTGTGCGGGGGTCGACGGGGGC
The sequence above is drawn from the Streptomyces griseiscabiei genome and encodes:
- the nusA gene encoding transcription termination factor NusA, whose amino-acid sequence is MDIDMSALRGLVREKEISFDLLVEAIEAALLIAYHRTEGSRRHARVELNRETGHVTVWAKEDPEDLEEGQEARAFDDTPSDFGRIAATTAKQVILQRLRDAEDDATLGEYAGREGDIVTGVVQQGRDPKNVLVDIGKLEAILPVQEQVPGETYQHGMRLRSYVVRVAKGVRGPSVTLSRTHPNLVKKLFALEVPEIADGSVEIAAIAREAGHRTKIAVRSTRSGLNAKGACIGPMGGRVRNVMGELNGEKIDIVDWSDDPAEMVANALSPARVSKVEVVDLAARSARVTVPDYQLSLAIGKEGQNARLAARLTGWRIDIRPDTEQPSEQASQ
- a CDS encoding YlxR family protein, with the protein product MSGRTRARACPERTCVGCRQRAAKTELLRVVAVEDECVPDPRGTLPGRGAYIHPVQVCLDLGVRRRAFTRALRAPGALDTKALRRYVEQTTVAEQATP
- the infB gene encoding translation initiation factor IF-2, translating into MAKVRVYELAKEFGVESKVVMAKLQELGEFVRSASSTIEAPVVRKLTDALQQGSGGGKPAPRKASPARPAAPSPAQAARPAAPRPGPAAPKPPAAEKPASSAPAPGPRPLPGPKPPTPKPAPASPAPSVPEFQAPPSAPAAPSSSSPRPGARPGPGAPRPGGQQRPGGPGQDRQDRGQERGGQAARPGGQRPGGAGAPKPGGARPAGPRPGNNPFTSGGSTGMGRPQGPRPGGAPRPGGQGGPGGAQGGPRPAAPGQAPRPQGAGGGPRPQAPGGARPTPGGMPRPQGGGPRPGGGPGGPRPNPGMMPQRPAAGPRPGGGGPGGRGPGGGGRPGGGGGGRPGGGGGFAGRPGGGGGGGFAGRPGAPGGGGGFAGRPGGPGAGGGGRPGFGGRPGGPGARGGTQGAFGRPGGPARRGRKSKRQRRQEYEAMQAPSVGGVMLPRGNGQSVRLSRGASLTDFAEKINANPASLVAVMMNLGEMVTATQSVSDETLQLLAGEMNYVVEIVSPEEEDRELLESFDIEFGEDEGGEEFLVARPPVVTVMGHVDHGKTRLLDTIRKTNVVAGEAGGITQHIGAYQVTTSVNDEERKITFIDTPGHEAFTAMRARGAKSTDIAILVVAANDGVMPQTVEALNHAKAADVPIVVAVNKIDVEGADPTKVRGQLTEYGLVAEEYGGDTMFVDISAKQGLNIESLLEAVVLTADASLDLRANPEQDAQGIAIESHLDRGRGAVSTVLVQRGTLRIGDTMVVGDAYGRVRAMLDDNGNNVEEAGPSTPVLVLGLTNVPGAGDNFLVVDEDRTARQIAEKRAARERNANFARRGVRFSLENLDEALKAGLVQELNLIIKGDASGSVEALESSLLQLDVGEEVDIRVLHRGVGAVTESDIDLAMGSDAIVIGFNVRAAGRAAQMAEREGVDVRYYSVIYQAIEEIEAALKGMLKPEYEEVELGTAEIREVFKSSKLGNIAGVLVRSGEVKRNTKARLVRDGKVIAESLTISGLRRFKDDVTEIREGFEGGINLGNFNDIKVDDVIATYEMREKPRS
- a CDS encoding DUF503 domain-containing protein; its protein translation is MYVGTLSFDLLLGDVRSLKEKRSVVRPIVAELHRRFAVSVAEVDHMDLHRRAVIGLAVVSGDTGHLTDVLDRCERLVAGRPEVELLSVRRRLHGDDD
- the rbfA gene encoding 30S ribosome-binding factor RbfA; the protein is MADNARAKRLADLIREVVAQKLLRGIKDPRLGSHVTITDTRVTGDLREATVFYTVYGDDEERAAAAAGLESAKGILRSEVGRAAQVKFTPTLTFVADALPDTAKTIDDLLDKARASDAQVRESASGAKYAGGADPYRRPGDDADDADEDAAAE
- the truB gene encoding tRNA pseudouridine(55) synthase TruB; the encoded protein is MTQQRQKNTTPDGLVIVDKPSGFTSHDVVAKMRGIARTRRVGHAGTLDPMATGVLVLGVEKATKLLGHLALTEKEYLGTVRLGQTTVTDDAEGEITASVDASKVTRDAVDAGVAELTGRIMQVPSKVSAIKIDGVRSYKRARDGEDFEIPARPVTVSSFAVYDVREAVAEDGTPVLDLVVSVVCSSGTYIRALARDLGAGLGVGGHLTALRRTRVGPYKLDSARTLDQLQEELTVMPVADAATAAFPRWDVDDKRARLLLNGVRLEMPEEYADRGAVAVFDPTGRFLALVESQKGKAKSLAVFG